The segment agaaatagctgttgccatgtgatcagggaaagtccaaataaaagaggaggcgtacaatctttcgccagagcgtgatggagactgtacaagagtacagcccagacgcgctctcctcaattgagccaaatttaattctgtctctgtttaattccttgcttcttgtcttgtttaatagatggtatcagtgtttgaacctgacaatttccTTCTTTTCAGTTGTTTAGGCCTTATAAGTATGGTCATGCTGTACCCATGCTACTCTCCAGTGGTCGATCTATTCAAACATTCCTTAAAAGAAActcaaaaatgtatttcttttctTTTATCTTTTTTCAGTTCTTCCTTGATGTACGTCATCCGTATCGCATCCCCATTTCCAGCAACAGCCCAACTGAGGTCTGCGACGATATTTCTAGCGTGGACTTCATCAAACAATGAAATAAGAGGGCCTCACTCCAGTAACCTGATCAGGGGTCTCCAACCCGTCGCCCGCGAGCTACCAGTAGCTCTTTTCTTAGCTTCTTTTCTCCGGACTGCAAACTGGACGAGCGAGCATGAGCCTTTCTCACTGGGTCTTATGCAGTGACCTCTCCGGTCCGTTACTCAAAAAGACCTGTGTGCTCCATAACGATTTCCAAGGTGCTTTTTGTTACACGACAGAGACAGCGTTGACAGATGTCACAAGAGAAACCAGCAACCATCTCTGAAAACAAGCCCAAAGTCGCTTATAATAAGCAGACTTTGCAACACTGGATGGAGAATCAGCGCATTAGTCCGGtccccaaggtaaatgctgtccaTTATTCTTAATTATTTCAGAAAAcgagttgtttgtagtacatgctgTTGTATTGATTTTCCAAcagtatttcttatctaaaagttagtttttctgtttgaatacatgttaaaattgtggtgttttttttGGTGGGTGGCTTAAATGAAATTGATTTCAATAAGTTTgaaatttgagatacaagtgttttaagttacGAGCTGGGTGACGGAACAAACTATTCTCATGTTGAGGAACTGCTGTAATTGGAAATAGGTTCTCAGGGTTCTCTTATAGCCGTTTTACAAGGGGCGTTCGTTCGTGAACCACACAAATCAATTGAAGGTAACAATGGCGGCAAGTTACAGCTGGCGTTTTCAGAATGTACTGCACTGACTTCAACGTCATTGATGTAAAAGAACATGTCAGGTGTAAAATGATGTTGCTATCCCAATTATTTATTAAAGTACAATGTCCACACTACGTGCGTGTGCGTGTcacaatgtgtttgtgtgtgtttgcatgggaGCCTTCTGGGGGTTCCTTTAAAGATGAAGCTTTTTTGCCGCTTAccaataatatccatccatccatccattcatccattcatccatccatcttcttccgcttttccgaggtcgggtcgcgcgggcagcagcctaagcagggaagcccagacttacctctcccaagccacttcgtccagctcttcccggggaatcccgaggcgttcccaggccagccgggagacatagtggccaagttgggagagtggccgtgccagcaatctgagggttcctggttcaatccccaccttctaccatcctagtcacgtccgttgtgtccttgaccaaggcacttcacccttgctcctgatgggcctggtgcatggcagctcccgccatcagtgtgtgaatgtgtgtgtgaaagggtgaatgtggaaatagtgtcaaagcgctttgagttccttaaaaaaaaaaaggtagaaaagcgctatacaagtacaacctattTACCATTAAccattcccaacgtgtcctgggtcttccccgtggcctcctaccggtcggacatgccctaaacacctccctatggaggcgttcggatgacatcctgaccagatgcccgaaccacctcatctggctcctctcgatgtggaggagcagcggctttactttgagctcctcccggacgacagagcttctcaccctatctctaagggagagccccgccacccggcggaggaaactcttcacacccgtgatcttgtcctttcggtcataacccaaagctcatgaccattggtgaggatgggaacgtagatcggccagtaaattgagagttttgccttccggctcagctccttcttcaccagagcctctcaccctatctctaagggagagccccgccacccggcggaggaaactcagttcggccgcttgtacccgtgatcttgtcctttcggtcataaccgaaagctcatgaccataggtgaggatgggaacgtagatcgaccggtaaattgagagctttgccttccggctcagctccttcttcaccacaacggatcgatacagcgtccgcattactgaagacgctgcaccgatccgcctgtcgatctcacgatccactcttccctcactcgtgaacaagacttcgaggtacttgaactcctccacttggggcagggtctcctccccaacccggagatggcactccacctttttccgggcgagaaccatggactcggacttggaggtgctgattctcatcccagtcgcttcacactcagccgcgaaccgatccagtgagagctgaagatcctggccagatgaagccatcaggaccacatcatctgcaaaaagcagagacctaatcctgcagccaccaaaccagatcccctcaacgccctgactgcgcctagaaattctgtccataaaagttatgaacagaatcggtgacaaagggcagccttggcggagtccaaccctcactggaaatgtgtccgtcttactgccggcaatgcggaccaagctctgacattgatcatacagggagcgggccgccacaatcagacagtccgataccccatactctctgagcactccccacaggacttcccgagggacacggtcgaatgccttctccaagtccacaaagcacatgtagactggttgggcaaactcccatgcaccctcaaggaccctgccgagagaatagagctggtccacagttccacgaccaggacgaaaaccacactgttcctcctgaatccgaggttcaactatccggcgtagcctcctctccagtacacctgaatagaccttaccgggaaggctgaggagtgtgatcccacgatagttagaacacaccctccggttccccttcttaaagagaggaaccaccaccccggtctgccaatctagaggtaccgcccccgatgtccacgcgatgctgcagtctggtcaaccaagacagccccacaagatccagagccttaaggaactccgggcggatctcatccacacccggggccttgccaccgaggagatttttaactacctcagcaacctcaaccccagaaataggagagcccaccacagattcctcaggcactgcttcctcatagcaagacgtgttggtgggattgaggaggtcttcgaagtattccctccaccgatccacaacatccgcagtcgaggtcagcagaacaccatcctcaccatacacggtgttgatagtgcactgcttccccttcctgaggcggcagatggtggtccagaatcgcttcgaagctgtccggaagtcgttggaaaaacatgttatttcatattgAAATAACATGTTTCAGTATTTCATATTGAAACATGTTTCAATATTTACGGTAAATGTTgaaacatgttatttcatattaCAGTAGATACTACAATAGTTGttaaagctttcaactacttttttttttacagttcctTCTGAAAAAGTATTGATGCCCCAtgatgctctcatgttgtttttgcTCCTTTCTAATAATTGACTGTTATATATTATTTCCTACATGCTTGTAAGATGCTGGTTAGCTTGTACCTATTTTGTCCCCCTAGATAGATATTCGTGTTGTAAATGATATATGCAGTGTATTTCCttgttgcaagcatttttcagtccctgTGTCATCCATGGCTGATTGTTTTTAAGTTTCactagtgtgtattctcatgtcgTTCTCATTTTGAGCACTAGCATGCAGTGTTGAATAACAATTGTCTGTTGTACCTGATGAGAATAAAAAAAAGTGCCTGTTCCTGTTAAGTGAACATATGCTTCAGAGTTTGTTTATCCTGTATAAACTGCCCAAAAAACAAAGAGAAGACTAAAATAACACATCCTCGATCTGAATGAGTGAAATATTCTTATTAAATACTTTGTTCTTTACATAGTTGAATGTGTTGACAACAAAATCACACACAAATGATCAATGGAATACAAATGTATGAACCCATGGACGTCTGGATTTTGGAGTCACTCAAAATTAAATTGATAAACAGCTTTATTTGGCATTTTATTTTCCTCTATATCTTCTTGTGAGTATTTTAAAATGTGAGTTGACTACGATCCTATTATCTAACCACCAGGTACAAACAAAACGATCAAAAACCACAGCAAGGACATGACACAGACAACACCTTTCCCCCCACATTTTTATTGCATTTAAATAGAAGCATATTAACAAAATTGTATGTGATGTTTAAAGGTCAACATGGTcgaagtttttataatttttcaaGTCCCACAGTTTTACTTACTGCTGCTGTTCTCGCCAGCACACTTGTGATTGTCAAGCTGGTACTTATAAGAGAATCTTtcatcacacacactgcaacccaacactttctcaccagtgtgtgttctcatgtgtcttacgAGTGGTGTTCGGTCACAAAAGCTTTTGTTGCAGATTGAACAGGTGAAGGATTTTTCCCCTGTGTGTCTTCTAATGTGTATCTTCAAATCTTGGTTTtgtacaaaacttttaccacacactgaacaagagaacggtttttcaccagtgtgtattctcatgtgtattttcaaatattgTTTTTGTGCAAATCCTATATCACACACTGAACATGAAAACGGTTTCTCTCCGGTGTGTATTCTTGTGTGAATTTTCAAATACTGTTTTTGTGCAAAACCTACGCCGCACACTAAACAGGAAAACGGTTTCTCTCCGGTGTGGACTCTGGTGTGTATTGTTAAATGTGATTTCCGAGAAAATGTTTTACCGCAAATTGAGCACAtgaacggtttctctccagtgtgcgttctcatgtgtcttttcagattACTGCTGTCATAAAAGGTTTTGTCACACTGAGAACATTTCCAGTGTGTGTTGTCAGAATGACACGTCTTATCAGCCGGAGAATCTCCATCAGAGTGTGACGCCGtgtcgtcactatctgatagtggcgcTAAGAGAGAAccgctgcttggaggctccgcccctTTCTTCTCCTCATTTTGACCCtcgtcttcactcttcacagggaaaAAGTGAGTCACCAGGAACTTTTCCCGTCCTCCAAGTTGCTCTCCCTCTTGATTGATACAAGGTTTCTCatcctcctctttaatgtggggggactgtggctcctcttctttaatgtgggggggctgctcCACCCTGGAGGTCCAGTCCTGGTCCTCAGGGGGAATATGTTCTTCACTGATGTCTACAAGACAAAAGACAAACACAGgcttcagacagaaaaaaagtaataatagtggcttgttttaaatgtttctctttttccTCCTCAACCCACAAacgtaaataaatattttaggaCTTTGTGTTGTGTGAAAGACCAACATAAAGTGGGTAAAACTATGGATATAATCCTGTGCTTCTCAAATAGCAGGGTCGCGGTGAGGTGGAAGGGGAGATTTTCATTATTGTGTCTACTCTAGTATTCATGTTAGGACAATACTACGTGGCAGCAGTGCTCAATTGATGGAGAAGTGTGTGAAAGGaatgaaaagaaaaaaggagGCTTTGTCAGCTGCAAGGAAAACAAGTGGCAATAACCAGAATAATAATGGAATAAGTTATTTTTTCAAAGATTTTGCTATAAAGGAAGGTAACATTTTACTTTCCCAGGTGATTTGTGCTCCCATCTCCTGCCAATCGTGTTCCGCAAACTATTGACTGcgttatttgttttaatattaaaGTTTGAGGTCTAAACACCAGGCTTCCATAGCTAATAAGCACACAAAGTACCAGGCAGCAGACCCGCCTACAAGTACAAAGTTAACGGTACATGTGTAATCATTCAATTCGATATTTGTGTTTGCCAATACGATTCAGAGATGACATTATTGatacgattcagtgagttgagaTCAAttgaacattttagcaaaaaaataaaaaataaaaataaaaaatcaactcgtaaaataataacaataatcgaacttaacgcaggctgtgaagattgtgtattcgatgtgagagttgTCACTCTGGAAGTtttctatattcctgttatttcttgtaagggaataatTATTACGTtcccaccccaacactgctttacctaacaatcagtaatcatgatttcaatattgataacaataatcttaattattactttggccataattggcagccctagatctcatacatgaacactattttttatctattatatatatatagagtttcctcctctcccagctcgctagcctcaatctgaaccttggtatttaccgtgatgacggactggcagtgtgtcgcgcctcgccaaggagcagcgagaataccaagaagcgcatatgccaaattttcaaagagaacggcctacggatcacgattgaagccaacaagcaaaccgtcaacttccttgacgtcactttcaacctgagaaataacagctaccaaccattcacgaaacccaacacaacactccaatacgtgcaccatgacagcaaccacccacccaccaccacgaaaagaatacctaccggaattaataaaaggctatcgatgctgtcatctagcaaagctgaatttgaccaagcaacccccccgtaccaaaaagcccttgatgaaagcggatacaatttcaccctcacctatgaacccacgccaggaaaccagccaaaaaagaacagaaaacgaaacgacatctggtacaaccccccatacagcaaaaacgtctcaactaacattggacacaaattcctcaatctgattgacaaacactttcccaaagacaacaccctaagaaaagtattcaacaagaacaacattaaattgagctacagctgtatgaacaatatacgacaaatcatctcaaaccacaacaaaacaattgcaaatgagccgtcggcccccggacagagcgactccaaaaccaacaaaggctgtaactgtcgaaagaaacctgattgccctctcaacggggggtacttacaaacatcagttgtctaccaatctaaggtaacacgcaaggacattaacacatccgacacatatgtaggattaaccgagggagaattcaaaaccagatggaacaatcacaaggcttctttcaggaaccaaaacctgcggaataccacagaactcagcaaacacatttgggatctcaaagacaataatgttgaatattcaataacatggcaaattcttgcatccagcacaccttacaatagtggtaataaaagatgcaacctatgcttgaaagaaaaactgtttattatttaccgtccagacctgtcatccctcaacaagcgcagcaaaattgtaacagcatgccgccacagacggaaacacctcctaggtaacacatgagccaatcaccacgcccctacgccagcctgtacccacccactctgtgccctatacaaaccatggtatgtgaatgctcccattaaaatctcctgatgattgagggaaccccccctcatgaaacaggcctgtagagatgaaatagtcttgtgatttttttccccacacatacatatatatatatatatatatctcctgcctcgaaagaaaataacgtttgccttggtgcccttctaacttgccctaaaatatgagccctcctttaaggcaacacttgccttgaccttaaaaagttaacatTCGAGGCCTGCAATGCTACtgtagtatttatattttttagttaatttagccatttttatggttGAAAATGCCCAATTTAGGCCAAATTACATAGAAATTATTCCTTACCGATAAGTCAAAGGTAAGATATGGATGTTGTGTTCAGATAGTTTAGAATATTTGGATTGACCTACATTGTACTGGTTCTagtatcaaagtggcccctgcAGCTATCAATTTGATTGTATGTGGCCCACGctgggaaaagtttggacaccgctGGTGTTAAATGATTCAAAAAGAAAGCCAGTAGCTGTTAGCTTTAGCCAAGTATCGCTCATTAATGAACGAGCTCAGACATGAGAAGACGCTAATGTTGGATGCCTCTTATTTGACAGTTGTTTTATTGGCTACACAGCCTGTGTAACCCTTGCTACTGGTCCAGAAACCCCTAGGTCTGGGGCTAGTCCGAGATCCTCAAGTGTACTGCCTGGTAGAGTGATGTCGAAGCAAAACGTAGGACCAAAAGCTTCAGGGAAGGCTGCAGTCCAGTGCGTCATTGCATGATGTCACTCATGGAACATCATGTCCATTCCACGACGGACAT is part of the Nerophis lumbriciformis linkage group LG31, RoL_Nlum_v2.1, whole genome shotgun sequence genome and harbors:
- the LOC133574175 gene encoding uncharacterized protein, producing the protein MCERTIAEFDEELSRTKEEHERQHQLLDAFKKKYQVASNRADISEEHIPPEDQDWTSRVEQPPHIKEEEPQSPHIKEEDEKPCINQEGEQLGGREKFLVTHFFPVKSEDEGQNEEKKGAEPPSSGSLLAPLSDSDDTASHSDGDSPADKTCHSDNTHWKCSQCDKTFYDSSNLKRHMRTHTGEKPFMCSICGKTFSRKSHLTIHTRVHTGEKPFSCLVCGVGFAQKQYLKIHTRIHTGEKPFSCSVCDIGFAQKQYLKIHMRIHTGEKPFSCSVCGKSFVQNQDLKIHIRRHTGEKSFTCSICNKSFCDRTPLVRHMRTHTGEKVLGCSVCDERFSYKYQLDNHKCAGENSSSK